The following are encoded together in the Lactuca sativa cultivar Salinas chromosome 1, Lsat_Salinas_v11, whole genome shotgun sequence genome:
- the LOC111895079 gene encoding probable purine permease 6 — protein sequence MSAPPVDHHPPPQSSAIPRPINKNWWLRMATHILCVLFGQTAATLLGRLYYNKGGKSVWLTSLVETVGFPVLIPFYFHFKPLTYHQSTQTNRRNPPSILIVSAIYISLGALQSLTSILYSVGLFYLPLSTFSLISTTQLAFNAFFAFFLNAQKLTPLIVNSLVLLTISTVLLVLQSDSEETQVGISRKRYLTLGFVCTVAASALYSLGLSLTQLSFQKVLKGETFTMVLNMIIYQSLVASIVTLLALFISGEWNDLQGEMVNFELGKMAYLVIMVCIAVAWQIATIGGVGLIFEVSSLFSNVISTLALPIIPILAVVIFREKMNGMKVIATVLAIWGFASYVYQHYLDESRPENGGEVADEASET from the coding sequence ATGTCAGCACCACCCGTtgaccaccacccaccaccacaatCCTCCGCCATTCCAAGACCCATAAACAAAAACTGGTGGCTGAGAATGGCGACACACATCCTCTGCGTCCTCTTTGGCCAAACCGCCGCCACCTTACTCGGCCGCCTATACTACAACAAAGGCGGCAAAAGCGTTTGGCTGACGTCACTAGTGGAAACTGTTGGCTTCCCTGTTTTAATCCCCTTCTATTTCCACTTCAAACCATTAACATATCATCAATCCACACAAACTAATCGAAGAAACCCACCTTCCATTTTAATCGTTTCAGCAATTTATATCTCTCTCGGAGCATTACAATCGCTAACAAGTATATTATACTCAGTCGGATTATTCTACCTTCCATTATCGACATTCTCCCTCATCAGCACAACCCAGCTTGCTTTCAATGCGTTCTTCGCATTCTTCCTAAACGCGCAGAAATTAACACCATTAATCGTCAATTCGTTAGTTCTTTTAACAATCTCCACTGTTTTACTAGTTCTCCAAAGCGATTCGGAAGAAACCCAAGTCGGGATTTCCCGGAAACGGTATTTAACTTTGGGATTCGTGTGCACAGTCGCTGCATCTGCTTTATATTCATTAGGTCTTTCATTAACGCAATTATCGTTTCAGAAAGTGTTAAAGGGGGAAACTTTCACCATGGTATTGAATATGATAATCTACCAGTCGTTGGTGGCGTCGATTGTGACGCTTTTGGCACTCTTCATCAGTGGTGAATGGAACGATTTGCAGGGGGAGATGGTGAATTTTGAATTGGGGAAGATGGCGTACCTGGTTATCATGGTTTGTATAGCGGTGGCGTGGCAGATTGCGACGATCGGTGGAGTTGGGTTGATTTTTGAGGTGTCGTCGCTTTTCTCGAATGTAATCAGTACGTTGGCTTTGCCGATTATTCCGATCTTAGCGGTTGTTATATTTAGGGAGAAGATGAATGGGATGAAGGTGATTGCTACTGTGTTGGCGATTTGGGGATTTGCTTCGTATGTTTATCAGCATTATCTTGATGAATCTCGGCCGGAAAACGGTGGTGAAGTCGCCGATGAGGCTTCTGAAACGTGA